In Bifidobacterium adolescentis ATCC 15703, the sequence TCATGTGCAAACCCTCGCCGGCCTGTTCGCCGGAGTCCAGGAAGCGGCTGCCAAGAAGATACCGGAAGCTGGCATGATCCCATGTGGAATTGAAATCGCCCATCAGCACGTACAGGCTGTCGTAATGCTGCAACTGGGCGAGTGAATCGAGGCTACGATTCCACAGGCCTTGGTTGCTGGGACGTGGCGAGAAGGGGTGGACCGAGCCGAACCGTACTTTCGTGCCGGCGAAATCGATGGTCGCCGCCGGAACACTGCTCGACTCCACGGGAATCAGGTTCTGCTTGACGTCTTCCATCGGCGCCGCGCTGTACAGCACGTTCACACCACCATTGTCGTGCCACGTTTGCTGCGCGGTCACGGAATACGGCAGATAGTTGGCGATTCCGGCGTTGGCGAGCCGGTCGAGCAGACTCCATGACACTTCCTGCAGGGCGAGTACTTCGACATGCTCAGCCTTCACGGTTTCGACGATTTTGCCGGCGTCGGCCGCACCCTGTTTGGTGTTAAGGGTCATGATGCGTGCGTATTTGTCGGACGTGTCGGGCAGACCATCGGTTTCCGTCTGCGCGACGGCTTGGCTGGCGTTCTCGGAAATCGTCTGTTGCGGTTCGATATACCCCCAATGC encodes:
- a CDS encoding endonuclease/exonuclease/phosphatase family protein yields the protein MRQTGEGEGTSEQGEGTSERGSGNENEAEHEIEDLGARLDAAGASRSGRDHAQRGMSRRSAILRILTIALWLATAVILLAMLLRMLPNSLDGKRYVPIIVALMPWLGFLSAVIAIVALAVRQIGGRAALAIIGVVCVVVQVGWHWGYIEPQQTISENASQAVAQTETDGLPDTSDKYARIMTLNTKQGAADAGKIVETVKAEHVEVLALQEVSWSLLDRLANAGIANYLPYSVTAQQTWHDNGGVNVLYSAAPMEDVKQNLIPVESSSVPAATIDFAGTKVRFGSVHPFSPRPSNQGLWNRSLDSLAQLQHYDSLYVLMGDFNSTWDHASFRYLLGSRFLDSGEQAGEGLHMTYPAMLPVAEIDHIVHDKGVVVGDLETKHIPGSDHRALLATLEVA